A region of Pseudomonas cavernicola DNA encodes the following proteins:
- a CDS encoding glycerophosphodiester phosphodiesterase has protein sequence MTQIYGHRGAKGEAPENTLTSFQKCLAHGVRRCELDLHLSRDSELMVIHDPTLKRTTGHRGKVVEHEAAELVTYDARKGGPGWVQPCPIPRLAELFEKCDFEHWQLEVKSASRVRAAHTVLAIQELTRRFGLVDKVTVTSSSREVLRALTRLTPELSRGLVAEYAWLDPLKIAQNYDCKLLALNWTLCTPERLLKAQKQGLHVSVWTVNEPALMRRLADFGVDSLITDFPGLASATLGNRC, from the coding sequence GTGACCCAGATCTACGGCCACCGCGGCGCCAAGGGCGAAGCACCCGAAAACACCCTGACCAGTTTCCAGAAATGCCTGGCGCACGGCGTCCGCCGTTGCGAGCTGGATCTGCACCTGTCGCGCGACAGCGAGTTGATGGTAATTCACGACCCGACCTTGAAGCGTACTACTGGTCACCGCGGCAAGGTGGTGGAGCACGAGGCCGCCGAACTGGTTACCTACGACGCGCGCAAAGGCGGCCCAGGCTGGGTGCAGCCCTGCCCGATCCCACGACTGGCGGAACTGTTCGAGAAGTGCGACTTCGAGCACTGGCAGCTGGAGGTGAAAAGCGCCTCACGGGTTCGCGCGGCACACACCGTGCTCGCGATTCAGGAGTTAACGCGGCGTTTTGGTCTGGTCGACAAGGTCACCGTCACCTCCAGCTCGCGGGAAGTGTTGCGCGCACTGACACGCCTGACCCCTGAGCTATCCCGCGGCTTGGTCGCGGAATACGCCTGGCTCGACCCGCTCAAGATCGCGCAGAACTACGACTGTAAATTGCTGGCACTGAACTGGACGCTATGCACCCCGGAACGCCTGCTGAAAGCCCAAAAGCAGGGGCTGCATGTGTCGGTGTGGACGGTCAACGAACCGGCGCTGATGCGCCGGCTCGCCGACTTCGGCGTGGACAGCCTGATTACAGACTTTCCCGGTTTGGCCAGCGCCACCCTCGGGAATCGCTGCTGA
- the sthA gene encoding Si-specific NAD(P)(+) transhydrogenase, protein MAVYNYDVVVLGSGPAGEGAAMNAAKAGKKVAVVDSRREVGGNCTHLGTIPSKALRHSVRQIMQYNTNPLFRQIGEPRWFSFPDVLKSAERVIAKQVTSRTGFYARNRIDVFFGTGSFADEQTVEVVCPNGVVEKLVATQIVVATGSRPYRPADIDFGHPRVYDSDTILNLSHTPRRLIIYGAGVIGCEYASIFSGLGVLVDLIDNREQLLSFLDDEISDALSYHLRNNNVLIRHNEDYERIEGVDNGVVLHLKSGKKIKADALLWCNGRTGNTDKLGLENIGIKVNTRGQIEVDGHYRTSVSNIYAAGDVIGWPSLASAAFDQGRSAAGSIIEDGSWRFVDDVPTGIYTIPEISSIGKTEHELTQAKIPYEVGKAFFKGMARAQIAGEPVGMLKLLFHRETLEVLGVHCFGYQASEIVHIGQAIMNQKGEANSIKYFVNTTFNYPTMAEAYRVAAFDGLNRLF, encoded by the coding sequence ATGGCGGTCTACAACTACGACGTAGTGGTGCTGGGTTCGGGGCCGGCGGGCGAGGGGGCGGCGATGAACGCCGCCAAAGCCGGGAAAAAAGTGGCGGTGGTGGACAGTCGTCGCGAAGTCGGCGGCAACTGCACGCACCTCGGCACCATTCCGTCCAAGGCGCTGCGTCACTCGGTGCGGCAGATTATGCAGTACAACACCAACCCGCTGTTCCGGCAGATTGGTGAGCCGCGTTGGTTCTCCTTCCCCGACGTGCTGAAGAGTGCCGAACGGGTGATCGCCAAGCAGGTCACCTCGCGCACCGGTTTCTACGCGCGCAATCGCATCGACGTGTTCTTCGGTACCGGCAGTTTTGCCGATGAGCAGACCGTTGAAGTGGTGTGCCCGAACGGCGTGGTGGAGAAACTGGTCGCCACGCAAATCGTGGTGGCTACCGGCTCGCGCCCGTATCGCCCGGCCGACATCGATTTTGGCCACCCGCGGGTCTATGACAGCGACACCATTCTTAACCTCAGCCACACACCACGCCGGCTGATCATCTACGGCGCCGGGGTGATCGGTTGTGAGTACGCTTCGATCTTCAGCGGTCTGGGTGTTCTGGTCGACCTGATCGACAACCGTGAGCAGCTGCTGAGCTTCCTCGATGACGAAATCTCCGATGCGCTCAGTTACCACCTGCGCAACAACAATGTGCTGATCCGCCACAACGAGGATTACGAGCGTATCGAGGGCGTGGATAACGGTGTGGTGCTGCATCTGAAATCGGGCAAGAAGATCAAGGCCGACGCACTGCTCTGGTGTAACGGGCGTACCGGCAACACTGACAAGTTGGGCTTGGAAAACATAGGCATCAAGGTCAATACCCGTGGCCAGATCGAGGTCGATGGGCACTATCGCACCAGTGTCTCCAATATCTATGCTGCGGGTGACGTGATCGGCTGGCCGAGCTTGGCCAGTGCGGCTTTCGACCAGGGCCGCTCGGCCGCCGGGAGCATTATCGAGGACGGTAGCTGGCGTTTTGTCGACGACGTGCCGACGGGTATCTACACGATTCCGGAGATCAGCTCGATCGGCAAGACCGAGCATGAGCTGACTCAGGCGAAGATTCCTTACGAGGTGGGCAAGGCGTTCTTCAAAGGCATGGCGCGTGCACAGATTGCCGGCGAGCCAGTGGGCATGTTGAAGCTGCTGTTTCACCGCGAAACCCTGGAAGTGCTCGGCGTGCACTGCTTCGGTTATCAAGCTTCGGAGATCGTCCATATCGGCCAGGCGATCATGAACCAGAAGGGCGAGGCGAATAGCATCAAGTACTTCGTCAACACCACCTTCAACTACCCGACCATGGCCGAAGCCTATCGGGTGGCAGCGTTCGACGGTCTCAACCGGCTTTTTTGA